The Microplitis demolitor isolate Queensland-Clemson2020A chromosome 9, iyMicDemo2.1a, whole genome shotgun sequence genomic sequence attttttatcgtttgtAAAACAGCTCTTATCATGAGACTGACTTGTAGTAACTCAATTAGAAAATCACAAAGCCGTTGAGCGTTAAAACCCCACGAGGTTGTTAAACATGAGGGTTGGGCTACATGGACGTGGATGAGAGTAAACAGTTGATAGTAAGAGAGGTCCAGGAGTCAAAGGGACACCAAGTGAGACAGAGATAACGAGAGAGATACCAGAACAGGGAATAATTCGGTTAGCAGCAAGTCTAGTTGGTATACCCCCAGGTCGATATATCGCATCCATTAACGGTATGCACGATCAAACCTAATTATAATAGATCCTCATGACCCCTCGGTGATATGCCCACCCATTGTCCGACCCTCGATCAACATTTACTcacgattttttataaatttaactagaaaattataattaattttctatccgatccattttgccccataaaatttcaactaCCACGCCATCTATAATCATTTTCTCTGGGGACTTAGTCTGAGGCCCCACAATGATAATCCATAAGACTACTTAgcaattttctaaaaactGTAATCCCTACGCTGTCTACATACCAAAAAAAGCgcgaatttcaaaaattcaaaattaaaatccttGAAAAAACTTTCAGGCGAAATTGAGCTCCGGGGCTGAACTTGTAGTTAAAGCTTTGAATTAAGCTTTTGATTGATTCGATACGACAATGAGGTAatgagttataattatttatagggAAGGGACGGCTCCATCCGGCCTACAGTCTGAGTGGAAGCGAGGGGGAGGAAAATTCAATAGGACCCCGAGTGACCCGACTGGCAACCTCGCAGTCGATTTACTCACAAAGCCAGCCTGGTCAGTCCCACAATCACTACAACACAGCTCACAAACGTGGCGGCGCTAGTGGGTTCCAGCAGCCGCAATTGTATCACGTGACAAGTAGCGTCGCTGGATTGAGTGATACTCCGACCTCGGGAAACGCAAGCGACGAAACTCTTACTGACTGCGAGCTGACCCATCTTGCACGCGAGTGGAACGGTAagttaataatgataataataataataataataatattttcaagttaGGCTAAATCACTGTGTGACATGATAAACGAGACAGCCGATAGTGTCACGCACGCGGTGATTTCAGACGTCAGAGGGTTCACGTTGTCACCATGACGTATTACTTGAGGCTAGAACAGCGTACTCAGCATCTGTCGCCTTCTCATACCCTGTAATATGCTTACAGTTTCCCAcctgctcaaaaaaaaaaatctttaattgatgatttgCTCCAACTAGTCAATGTCTAAATCATTTTCCAAACCAAAGATGTTCTAacctagaaattttttaaaacttcaaatcTAATTATCTAATGAACTAAATCAGCTAGAGATTTCCGGTTtggctcaaaattttctttacacCTCCCTTTAAACTCCAGAAAAATTTGCAGcgttaattttgtaattaactaatatttcGAGTTGGTCAAAGAtcgatttttagaaaaatttaccaaaattttttgtgtttcgtccgccattttgttttgaattaccATAGAgctaaaaatcaaaattcttaTGCTGCCTCAGAGTTCAAGGAgtgatttacaaaaaacttcTGGAATTATTTCCATAAGTTCTGAAGATAATTAAAGATATAGATGGCAAAGAGTAAAAACTTGACCAAACAGCAACGTAACGATTTCgctgaaataattaatgaacgaaaaatttatgaggGATGATTTGGCTTTCGGTGGGCAAGTAGGGTAGAATAAAGCCGGTTATTAATAACCGGactttgaaaattatgaaactgataaataattcataaatgaGCTGATTCTGGTAATGAATCGGgagataa encodes the following:
- the LOC128668649 gene encoding uncharacterized protein LOC128668649, which produces MNYSRIGKGRLHPAYSLSGSEGEENSIGPRVTRLATSQSIYSQSQPGQSHNHYNTAHKRGGASGFQQPQLYHVTSSVAGLSDTPTSGNASDETLTDCELTHLAREWNA